The DNA sequence ACCTCCCGCTTGATCCCATTGGTAATGAAGAGATCCTTCCAGCCATCGTTGTCCAGATCTGCGAATAACGGCGCCCAGCTCCAATCGGTAGAGGCCATTCCCGCCAGAAAATTCACATTGCTGAAAGCGGGATTACCGGTTGCGTCCTTGCCTCGATTGAGTTGGAGGCTATTGAACATATATTGGTAGTGAAATCCACTATTCACAGTATTCCAGAAAAGGCGGGGATTCATGCTGGCCATGTTCTCTTTGGAACGTCGATTATCTTCGGGATTCATGTCCACCTGCACGAGATCGATCAACCCGTCATTGTTGTAGTCGGCGGCATCACAGCCCATTCCGAAGAGGGAAGTCTGCGCCATTGCCTGCTGCATGTCTTCGCGGAATGTGCCATTTCCATTGTTGAAGAACATGCGATCTGGGGTGCTGAAATCATTGGACACATAAAGGTCGTCCCAGCCATCTCCATCAAAATCCGCTACACTCACCCCCAATGAAAGGCCATAGTTGGCAATCCCGGCGGCCGAGGAAACATCCTTGAAAACACCCGGCTCCACCTGCTCATACAGATGATCGCTTTCCTCCCACTGGAGGTTCTGCATCTTTTCGAGATAATAGGAATTGGAGGAACCGAAAGGCGAAGGAGGATAATTGGCCACAAACAAGTCCAAATCCCCATCTCGGTCATAATCCCAAAATGTGGACTGGATGGAAGAACCCGGGTCTGCGATACCCCATTCGGTGGCGACCTCCTGAAAGGAGACCTCGGCACCAGACACTGGATCAGGGCCTTGATTCAAAAAGAGTTGATTGCGCTTGTCTCCATCCTTTCCCGAGACAGAGAGGTACAAGTCAAGACGGCCGTCTCCATTGACGTCAGCCATATTGACTCCGGTGTACCAGCGGTCATCCCCTGCAACCCCCGCAGCTTCGCCGATTTCCTCGAACTGCCAATTGCCACGGTTGAGATAGAGCGCATTTGGAACCATATTTCCGGAGAAGAACAGGTCGGGTAAATCGTCACCGTTGATATCTCCAACAGCGACACCTCCTCCAAGATATAGGTAGGGGTAGGTAAAATAGTTGAAGGAATCTGACTCTTCGATCCGGTTTTGGAAGGCGATACCGGATTCGGAAGCAGGAATCAGATCAAAATGCGTGGAAGAAGAAGTCGGTTCCGGGGAATGACAGGCACCCAAAAGCAGGGCGATCCCCAAATAGATGGATAGCAGGTAGTAGTTCATGTATAGTCCTTTTTCTTCAAAATTGTCTGGAAGACGAAGGCCCCACCCCGCCTGAACGGTCGGAGTGAGGCGATCTTCTCATGTGCTTAGGCACTTCATCGAATGCGATTATCTACAGCAAGGATTCTGAATCCAGTCCTTTCTGAGCAGCATTTCGTTCAACGGAATCGGTGCGTAGTAATATGGCTCAAAGGAAGCCTCGGAATTCACGTCCACCATCGCATTGAGGGGAAGCTCATTGTCGAAATCACGCTTGGCAGTAGCTTCGGCCACCATCTGGTTCCGAACCAAATCCCACCAGCGCTCCCATTCGGCAGCAAATTCCCATCCACGTTCGGCCAATACTGCCTTGTGGAAATCTCCGCTAGACAATCCTGTGAGGTCCACAGTCGCGTCAGCCGAGTTGATCGGCAAGCCAGCAGCACGACGACGGATCTTGTTGACAGATTCGTAAGCAGCTGGACTCGGAGCACCTTCTGCCATGTTGGAAGCCTCGGCATAGATCAAGTGCGCATCGGCGAAACGCAATACGTATGCGTTCAAGCTGTTGATGGTCGCTACCTGGAATCCACGAGTCTTCTGGTAATAAGGGTGACCTTTGGAAGATTGCTCCCAAGGAATACCGTTGAAAGAAGTCTGGAAGGTCACGTCCTTACGAGGGCCTTCTGGGAACTCTTTGAAGAAGTTGATCTCCGCATAGTAGTCATCCCATCCGCCTTCTTCAGCCTCGGAACCGATGGAGTAAGGCATCCGGTTGGCAAACTGCCAGTCGCCGCAATCGGCGCAGGCCTGTACCGCGAATACGCTTTCTCTGTTGTTGTCATTGGATTCAAGCCATAGATCTTCGTAGTTGGCCAGAAGATCGAATGGAGAGTCGTCGATCACTTCCTTGGCGAGGGAAGCAGCTTGCGCATAGTTTCCGGTTTGCTTGAGTGGCCATCCAGCAGTCGTCAAGTAAGCCTTGGACAAAAGGAGTTTGGCAGCCCATTTGTTTACACGGCCGGGCTCCCCAAACCAAGAGGAAGGAAGCTTATCGGCAGCAAACGTCAAATCGGACATGATCAACTCGTATACTTCACTTTCTGGATTGCGAGGCTCTTCACCCGTGGCATCACCGGTCACGATGGGCACAGGGCCAAAGATTCGAACCAGCATAAAGTAGGACCAGCCTCTCAGGAAGTATGCCTCTGCTGCAATGGCGTCGCGTGCGAAGGATTCTTCCACCTTTTCGTAGTTGTTGATCACTGCGTTGGCGTGGAAGATGGTTCTAAAGAGCGGGTCCCAAGAGTGTTGCTTCAACCATTCGTAGGAAGGATTCGCTGCGAATCGGTCAAAACCACGGAAAGGCTCCTTGTTTCCTCCTGTTTTGGAAGTCACATCATCTCCTCCCAAGGTCGGCAGTGAGCCCTGAGCGTTGAGATAATACTCCATGAATGGGCGGTATGCCGCAACTACACCAGCCTTGAGGTCATTGCTGTTGTTGTAGAAGCTATCTGGCGTCAAAAGCCCTTCAGGATTCTCGTCGAGATTGGCACAACCTCCCAGAATAGCGGCACTGGAGAGCAGTGCTGCGAATATTTGTAGCCTAACAAATTTCATATTGAGTAATAGCTTGGTGTCTTAGAAAGAAAGATTCACGCCCAATGTGACAACTCTTGGGTTCGGGTAAGTACCGTTGTCGATACTCTGGTCTACATTGGAATTTCCGGAGCCGGAAACCTCTGGATCGTAACCTTTGTAGTTGGTCAGCGTGAGCAAGTTCTGTCCGGAAGCGAAGAAGGTCATGCCTTGGAAGAACTTGGCACCTACTTGCTCAGGCGTGAGGGTATAGCTCAGACGCACGTTTCTTAGACGAACGAATGTTCCATCCTCGATGAAGCGAGAATCTTCTGGCGCTTGGAAGTTGGTTCCGGAGAATGCAGGAACATCGGTATCCTGATTGTCAGGGGTCCAACGATCTAGGATATCGGCGTGAGTAGGAGTTCCGACATCACCACTTGCGCCCATCATGATGGCACGCTGTACGTTGAAGATATCGTGTCCCATGATGGACTGGATGAAGATGTTCAACTCAAAGCCTTTGTAGGCCATGGTGTTGTTCATACCCCAGAAGAAATCGGGAGCACCGTTACCAATGATCGTTACATCGTCACCGTTGATCACACCATCTCCATTGAGGTCGGCATACTTGGTATCGCCGGGAACCTTGCCGAACTGAGCAGCCAATTCCTCTTCGTCAGTACCGTAAGTACCTTCATTGATGTAGCCGAAAAAGTTGCCCAATTCGTCCCCTACCTCTACGCGAGAAATGATGGACGCAGATCCAGCAAAACCGCTACCTGGGAAGATCGCATCGGCATCACCGATGTTCAATACCTTGGTTTTGTTATGAGAGAAGTTGAAGGAAGTTTCCCACCAGAAATTGTCAGAGTTGATGATCACAGCTCCCATATCGATCTCAAAGCCTTTGTTTTCTACCTCACCGACGTTACGGAGCTCGGTAGAGATACCTGTATAGGTCGGTACACTCACGTTGAGCAACAAGTCAGTGGTATTCTTCTGGTAGTAGTCAAAGCTACCGAAGAGACGTCCGTCCCAGAATCCGATGTCGAAACCAGCGTCGATCTGCGTAGTGGTCTCCCACTTGAGGTCAGGGTTGGCGAATCGGCCCGGAGCGATACCGATGACAGGAGCTTGGTTGTCCAATACAGCGTTGAAAGGCAGACCGAACTGCAACAACCCAAAGGAAGAGTATGGATTCACGGCTTGGTTACCGATCTGACCGATACTTGCACGCAGTTTCAAGTTGCTCAACACATCAGAATCCACCAGGAAGTTTTCTTGAGAAATACGCCATGCCAAAGCCACGGATGGGAAGACACTGTAGCGATTCTCTTTGGAGAACTTGGAAGATCCATCCACACGCGCAGTCGCAGTGATGAGGTATTTGTTGGCCAAGTCATATTCTACGCGTCCTACGAAAGAACGAATAGCCTCTTGAGATTGTCCAGACTGGATCTGCTGTACATCTGCGAATCCAATGTTGTTGATTTTCACATCTTCCACCAACAAGCCAGAACCCAAAGCAGAGTTCGCATAGCTAGAGATCGCCTGCTCCTCAAATACAGCCTTCACGGTCAAGTTGTGGATGTCGGAAAAGGTATTCTGGTATTGCAACAAGTGTGTTTGCTGCAACTGGCTGAAGTCGTTGTTGAAGACATTCGCCACATTGACACCTGTTGAAGCATAGCCCGCTACGAAGTTACTTCCGGTGTAGTTGACATTGCGGATACCTCCTGTGAAGGAGTAAGTCAATCCCTTGGCGATGCGGTAATTCAAGAAGAACGTACCGGTCTGGGTCCACGTATCGCGCAAATCCTCACGTCCCAAAGCAGATGCCAATGGAGAAACCGCGATCGAACCATAAGGAGCGAATTTGGTAGGAGTTCCATCTTCAGCGTAAGCAGGGGAAGTGGGGTCGAAGATCAATGCAGCCGCGTTTGGCGCAAACAGCAAGTTGGAGATAAATCCATTCAATGCCTGCTCCTTGGAGTAGGTCATGTTCAAGCCAACGTCGATACGGTCATTGACATCGAATGTCAAGTTGGAACGAAGCGCAACACGATCATAGTAGTTGTTCACCAACATACCCTCGTTGTTCACGATGTTACCGGAGATGAAGTACCCGAGTCCATCCTTCTTTCCGGAGAACGAAACGGAGTAGTTCTGCTGAAGCGCCTCGGAAGGGCTACGGTAGATCTCATCTTGCCAGTCTGTACCACCGGAATCAGCCAGCATTTGGATATCGGCTTCGCTAAAAGCGGGAGCACTTCCATCCAGCGCCAACTGCTCATTGACCAGCGTCGCATAGGTCGCACCATCTACTACGTCGATCTTCTTAGGCAAAGATTGCATGCCCCAGAATGCGTCGAAGTTGACAGAGGTCTTGTTCTGAGTACCTTGCTTGGTAGTCACCAAAACGACTCCATTGGCACCGCGAGATCCATACAGCGCAGTAGCGGATGCATCCTTCAATACCTGAATCGTCTGGATATCAGCAGGGTTGATCGCTCCCAAACTAGCACCAATCACACCATCCAATACGATCAATGGATTGCCGGAACCTGTAATGGAGTTTGTTCCACGGATACGGATCTTGGCATTGTTGCCCGGAGAACCATTCGTGTTGTTGATCTGGACACCCGCTGTACGTCCCTGAAGGATGTCAGACACCCGGGTGATCGGCTGAGCCTCAAAATCATCTTGGGAAACCGAAGAGATAGAACCGGTAATGTCCACCTTCTTTTTGGTTCCGTAACCGACTACGACTACTTCGTCCAGAGAACTGTAGTCAGCCGCCAATTGAATCTTGATCGAGGTTTGGTTACCTACGGTAATCCTTTGAGTAGCATATCCGATATAGGAAATTTCCAATTCGGAAGATTGAGCAGGCACTTCAAGGGTAAAGTTTCCTTGATCGTCAGTAAATGCACCAGTAGTCCCACCAACCAGAAGGACAGTCGCTCCAGTGAGGGGAGTTCCTTCTTCTGAGTCAGTAACAGTACCGTTTACCTGGATCTGTCCGAACACTGATTGGACCACCAGAAACGGTAGAATAAATGCCCAAATAAATTTGGGAAGTTTGAGAGTAGCACTCATACACGAATAGTTGAAAGACGTGAATACTAAGGGTAGAAGCAGCAGCTATTTGCCACTATTCGAAAAATTCAAGAAAGCGCCCAACAATCACATATTTCAGTGCTTATCAGGCTAATAAGCCAGTGTTTAGTTTATGTCTAGTCAGCAATGGGGGCTTCGCTGCGAAGATTCCCCAAGGCGATTTCGATCTCTTCAATAGTCTTGTTTTTGGTCTCAGGCAGGAAGTACACCAAGACCACCAATCCCAATGCAGACATCCCCGCGTAGAACAGGAAGATCTCGCTGGCCCCCATCATCGATAGTTGCAAGGGGAAGAATTGCTGAACCAAGTAGGATATGATACTCGTGATCAATGCGAAGAATGGAATCGCAATTCCGCGCACGGCAATCGGGAAGATTTCGGAGAATAGGACCCACATGATCGGGCCGATGGAGAAGTGAAACGCACCAATGAAACTCAAAATGCCCAACAAAATGAGGGTGGAATTGAGGTGTCCGCCCATCTGGATGAGGCGGCCTTCGTGTTGCTTGGCCTCCGTCTCTCCCAAATGTTCTTTGAGTGCTTCCTTGAAGGCCACGTCATTGTCATAGACGACTCCCACCATCGGTGCCAGCTTGGCCGCATCTAGCTCTGTGGACAATTGCTGGACGTGTTGCTCGCTCAATTCGTAGTGAGCCATCCCAAATCCCAGCGAGCATACCCCCAAACTGGCAACTCCCCATAGCAATCCCCACAAAATCAGGGGCCTACGACCAATCCGATCTATCAGAAGCAATGCCATCACCGTGAATACAATACTGCTCAGGCCGACATACACCGCTTGGGCAAATGCGGCATCAGTCCCGATTCCCACTTGCTCAAACACGGTCGGTGCGTAAAACATGATCGCGTTGATTCCTGTGATGGGTTGCACAACCGCTACGACGAGGCCGATCAGGCAAGCAGTTCGCATACTGGGTGCAAACAGTTGCTTGACTTGCTCGAAGGTAGAGCGAGTATCTTCATCCTGCGAGGCATTCGCAGTCAATTCCTCCATTTGATCCTCGATATCCTGACCGGGAAAAATCCGCTCTAGGCTGGCTCTTGCATCATTGGCACGTCCCATGAGCATGAGCCATCGTGGACTTTCAGGGATGGAGTTGAGCATCCAGAACCAAAGGGCTGCCGGAATAATTTCGGCGCCTAGCATCCATCTCCAGGTATGCTGATCGAGTCCCAGAGAGGTCACCCAAGAAGCTGGGCTTTGGGAGGCTTTCAGGATCAAAAGGTTGATGAAGTAGGCTGCAGAAAGTCCGATCACGATGTTGATTTGATTCATCGAAACCAACTTCCCCCGCATATTGGAAGGCGCGATTTCGCCGATATACATCGAAGCCAAGGAGAGGGACGTAAAGGCCAATCCGCCAATGAATCGGGCGGCCACAAGCGACATGAAGTTAGGCGCAAGTGCGGAACAAACTGCGGAAACCAAATACAAGATGGAAATCAACTGCAAGGTCTTCTTGCGACCGTAGTTGTCACTGAGGTAGCCAGCACCCAACAAGGCAAACAGAACTCCGAAGCCTGGCGCGCTCACCACGGCACCAATACGCAGATCTGACAATTGAAATTCAGAGGTGATGAATTTGACTGTTCCAGAAATGATCGCAGCATCTAGTCCAAATATGAAGCCGCCAAGCGATACGATGAAGGCGTACCGAAAGGCCTGAAATTGATCGGAGTTCATTGGAGTATGTATTATCCCAGTAAGTAGCCCCTATGGCTATCGAGTATGAGACAAATATTGGAGATTCGACCACCAGATTCCCTATAACTAGACTAGACAATACCTCAACAAAACGGCGATTCTGGCATATTTTCCCACTTTTTGCCTGAATAAGCCCCCTTTATGGATACTGAACATCCCAAAGTTCGGGTTATCCGAAAAACCAAATCACAGAGCCGCAAATCAAGGCATCTTCCGCAAAGCCCAAAAGCTTCCAGACGCACAAGAAATGTGGAAAAGGGATCGAATTGTGAGGATGAGCATACACCCTCTTCACCGAAAACCGGCCAAGAGGATGCATGAGTTCTGAAGAGAGGGGAATTAGATATTGGCGATGAACTCGGTCAAGTTCTGCTCGCGAGTCAGGTCTAGTTTTTTGCGGAGACGGTACCGTGAGGTGTGTGCACTTTCGACGGAAATGCCCAAGAGCTTGGCCATTTCCTTGCTGGAGAAATTGAGCTTGATGAGGGCGCACAATTTCAGGTCGCGCTGGGTCAGTTTGGGGAACTTCTCCTGAAGTCGGTGGTAGAAACTCTCATTGACCGCCACAAATCGGGTTTCAAATTCCTCCCAGTTTCGGTCATTGGAAATGGATATCGACCGAAGCACTTGCTTCAATTCCCGAACATCGACATTTCCTCCCCCATCGACATGTTGAATCTTGCTTTTGAGCAAGGAGAGATCTTCGTCCTTTTCGATCAGCTTGAGCGCGGAGGCGGCAAGCTCCTTGTTCTTGATTTCCAAGACTTCGTTGGCCTTCTGCAATTCCATTTCCTGCTGGCGCTTGAGCATTTGCTTGTCCGCACGGAATTTGGCCCGGATGTAACTGAAATACAGGAAACCGACCATGACGATGGATGTGATGGACACCAGCAAAATGACGCGTTGAAGGAACCAGACATCTTCTTCATGCTCCAACTGCTCCAACTTCTGCTGACGAATCAATTCCATTTGCGCCTTCTTTTCCTGACGAAAAGCGTCCTCGATTTCCAGCAGAGAACGATTATTTTCACTCCGGCTATCGAAAAAGCGCTCATCCAATTCCTTCATGAGCTTGAGTTCCTGATAGGCTCCAGCGTAATCGCCACGCAGCAGATACAGATTGGAAAGCTTTTGGTGGATGAGCGGGGTGAAATCAATGTGCATGTGGTATTCGCGGGCAATGTCAAGCGCTTGCTTATAGCGTTTTTCAGCCTCGCCCAACCGATTCAATCCCACCAAGGCGTCACTTAGATAGGTGTAAAACAAAACCAAGTAACTCGGATCGGAAGCTTCGAACCAATGCCTGATCAACTCAAATGACTTGAGTGCTTCCTCATATTCGCCTTCTGCAGTTTGGATACAGGCCAATTCGAAGGTGAGGTAAGCTTTATAGGTCGGCTGGGTGATGGGATTCATGAATACCATACTGGAATCCAAAAAGGTCCTGGCCATGGCAAATTCATCGAGCTCCCGGTAGGTAGAGGTCATGGCAAAATAGCTGGAGACCAATCCTGATGGATCCATCTTCCCAGCTGCCACCAATTCCTTGTTGATGTTCAAGGAAATTTTGAAGTATTCAAGGGCTTTGTTCCTCCGTTTGAAGAAACTGTAGTGCCGGCCAATTTCGATATAGAGCAAGGCCTTTTCACGATCGAGTCCTGCTTTATCGGCGAGCAGCAGCCCGCGCCACAAGTGATCGTAGGCATCTTTGTAGTTGGCGAGATTGCCTTCCACATTCGCAGCCACAAATAGGACATTGACTGCACTGGCTGTATCTCCACATTGCATAAACCCATCATGGGATTCCTTCAGCAATTTAAGGGAACTATCAGGAGCCATGTACCGGATCTGCTGAGCTGTGACGTATTTCAAACTATCCCCATTGATGGATGAGGATTGGGTCTCAGGGGTAGCCAGCACTGAAGAGCATAATGTCAGGACCATTAAGCTGCATACCAGCAATTGTCTAGGTAGAGTAGTAGTCATATCAACAAGCGAATCATCAGAAATGTACCCGTACAGCGAGGGAGGCAATATCCAACCTACCATAAAATCGGGAAAATCCCAATCTTCGCTAGACCCAGTCTAGCTATTTTGGCGGCTTGTCTAGTTTTTGTTTAGGCAAAACTCAGTTCAAATAACCGAAAAATCTCAAATTAAGCCAGCCCCACAACTGAACAACCACATGACCCTTCCTGTCGAATCTCCCCGCCCATTCTGACACCCCTTCAGGTGAAATACGCCCTTTCCCCAAACGCATTGGCCATTTTCTGATAGGATTCGTACCATACCACCATCATGATAAATGATTCACTATGGGAAAAAGATTTACGGAAATCCAACCGCAAATGGCCGAATTCATCGGCAATCAGCACATGTTCTTCGTAGGAACAGCCGCCGAGTCTGGCAGGGTCAATGTTTCCCCCAAGGGAATGGATACATTCAGGGTATTGGGGCCCAATCAGATCGCTTGGCTCAACCTCACGGGCTCGGGCAATGAGACTGCCGCGCATTTGGCCCTCAATTCGAGGATGACCATCATGTTTGCTGCATTCGAAGGAAAACCACTTATCCTGAGACTCTATGGAACGGCCAAGATTTACCATCCTCGTGACAAAGAATATCAAGCGCACATCGGCAAGTTTTCCGAAATCGCCGGGGCACGTCAAATCGTTCTGATGGACGTGGATCTCGTGCAGACAAGTTGTGGGTTTGCGGTTCCGTTCATGGATTTCAAAGAGGACAGGAGCATCCTCAAGAATTGGGCAGAAAAGCAAGGTCAGGACAAGATCGAAGACTACTGGGCCGAAAAGAATACCGAAAGTATCGACGGCTTCGAGACGCACATCTTGTCCTGACAAGGGTCCTGTTATGGCTTGACGTTTTCAGCTTCCCAAGCTCTCACCTTTTCAGAAGCGGAATCGAACAGGCGATTGTAATTGCCCTTCAAGACCAGATCTCGAGTCTTGGGTGTTAGCGCTTCCCACAGCGGCTGATACATCTCGTATACGCCGTAATAAGCGTCATCATCTTTGGGGGAAACAGTGTCTGAACCAAACAAAAAGCGTGTCGGGTGATCCTCGATTAGCTTGGCGGTGGCAAAGAGCGTTTTCTGGTTTTGGAGAATGTATTTGGCTACCTCATCCCATGAGATGTCGAAATACACATGATCATATTGAGAATCCGACAAAATCCCTTCGATGATGTATACATGATTTGGATGGATTTCGTCGGGTGCTACATCTCCCACCGTTCTCACCGGGTGCACTACCCTACCCAATCCCATATGGGCCCAGATGATGGTCGATTCTTTGTGTTTTGCCAAAGTCTCCATCATTTGATCCAGATATACAGGCTCCGCTCCATCCTTCTGAAAGGGAATGTCCATATCACAATGGATCAACACCAACAGTCCTGATTCCCCTGCAAATGACAATATGCTATCCAGTGCAGGATCAGTCAGACTGGCCACATCCCCTGCCACTTTCGAAGAGACAAATTCCTTGTGGATGGTAAACTCCCCAATTCCCGTGAATACCCCCGGAAACGCGTGCAGGACTCGTTTAATATGGTCCACCCCATACATATCCGCTGGATTGAATCCCGTAATCATGGGATCAAACCGCTTTTGTTGCTCAGGACTTAGTTTGAGGTATTCCGTGGCGATGTAGGCATCCGTGAAGGAATAGTAGTACAGCGGCGCATCCGAATGCAGATAGTATTCAGGGCCGTACTCGCCCGAATTCTCGTAAGACCAAGTCTGCTGTAGCGGTATGCCAAACAGCGCCACACGTTCTACCTGATCGCCCATAATTCCGAGCATATCGCCCAAAGAAATCCCCTCCTGAACATAATTGGTCAGGTGGAAATGGGAATCATTCATACGCACGGGAGCTTTAGGGGCCTGGCTGTAAAGTGCTGGCATCGACAGACAGGTAGCGATGGCAAGCACCCAAATTCTGACAGTCTGAGATAAATTGATCATGGGGCTGAAATTGATTGTATTCCACCATTCAGTGGCGGGAGCGCTGGCCGGTTAGATCCAACAAGCTTCTCCCACTCCACTGGTCATTATTTATTAATCCCCAGACGCGAAACTTGTTTGATTTCCTGATTTCCCACAAATGGCGACGCACCTCAATCGCTTCCCATTGCATCTCCTGAGCATGCCGCGGATCTACGCTTGGCAAACGTTGGTTATTCAGGAGCATTTGGGCGTACCCTGGCGTGCTGGACAGGAAGGTTCCGCTTGTCAGGATGGTCGCCAGGCCGGGCTGTTCAGGGGTAACCGTCCTTCGGAGGCTTCGCTTTTGGCCGTCTTTTCACCGGAAAATTAGACCTCACCTGACCTGATCAGAGCCTCGGACCTCGCCTGAGGGCTCGCCCTTACCATCCCTTACGCCGCACGTGCCAGCCGCACATGAAGTGGATATGAGTTCCCCAAAAGCAAAACGGGACCACCTCACCAGATGATCCCGCACTGAACGGCTTTGTTTCCTAAACACAAACTCGTTGGCTATTTCACAACCGAAAATGTGTGAAGCGTACTGGTTTGATACGTTTCTCCCGGTCTTAGCTCCGTATTGGGGAAATCGGGATGATTGGGGCTATCCGGAAAATGCTGCGTCTCAAGCGCAAAGGAATTTCGAAACTCATAGGAATTCCCCGCTTTGCCCTTCAGACTTCCATCCATGAAGTTTCCGCCATAGAACTGCAATCCGGGTTCCTGCGTCCAGATATCCATTTGGATTCCGCTTTGATCCCCAATCACCGTGCAGGCGTAATGGAGGGTATCGGTATACCCGATATTGAGGGCAAAATTGTGATCGTAGCCTTTGCCGAATGCCAATTGCTCATTCTCCACTTCGACCCGCGATCCAATGACGGTCAACTCTGAGAAATCAAATGGAGTGCCTTTCACAGGGCGCAATTCCCCGGTAGGAATCAACCCTTCGTCTACAGGTGTGAAATGCGCAGCATTAATCTTCAATTGATGATCATTGATGGACCCTTCGCCTTCCCCATTCAGGTTGTAAAACGCATGGTTGGTGAGATTTACCACCGTCGGTGCATCGGTGGTCGCCTCGTAGTCAATCTGCAAGCCCGGCC is a window from the Pontibacter sp. G13 genome containing:
- a CDS encoding aldose epimerase family protein, with amino-acid sequence MFRPSILGIALAGMLAWGCQTTPTTSTDTTTTADISGGVMMPNQTHFQQEIDGKSTDLYHLEGEGIKVAISNHGGRIVSLWVKDKAGEWTDIVLGFNELEPFRASYYGATIGRYGNRIAKGAFIVDGVEYQVPVNNGVNSLHGGPKGFHDVVWEVEESDSKHISMRYVSPDGDMGYPGELNALVTFTVTEGPGLQIDYEATTDAPTVVNLTNHAFYNLNGEGEGSINDHQLKINAAHFTPVDEGLIPTGELRPVKGTPFDFSELTVIGSRVEVENEQLAFGKGYDHNFALNIGYTDTLHYACTVIGDQSGIQMDIWTQEPGLQFYGGNFMDGSLKGKAGNSYEFRNSFALETQHFPDSPNHPDFPNTELRPGETYQTSTLHTFSVVK